A genomic window from Cryobacterium sp. SO2 includes:
- a CDS encoding dipeptidase: MTDTAQTASGTAQQDATGPLDPALRHAVENELPRTIADLCALVRIPSVSWAAFDREHVRSSAEAVAALVRDIGVFDSVTVTQAGIPGTDELGQPAVLATRAARNGRPTVLLYAHHDVQPPGRDEHWDSPPFEPTVRGDRLYGRGAADDKAGVMAHIAALRGLLAATDGDIDLGLALFIEGEEEFGSRSFATFLTENRDALRADAIVVADSNNWDVSTPAITIGLRGNVTFRLTVSTLAHASHSGMFGGAVPDAMMATIKLLGTLYAADGSVAVDGLTSHDAPTPPYEEAALRQETGLLDGVSPIGHGSILSRIWSQPALTVTGIDAPTVANASNTLSPSVSVQISVRIAPGQSAQEAAGFIETHLRSHAPFGAHIEIDDLDTGEPFLVDTGGWAVAETRLAMTSAWGVEPVDIGVGGSIPFIADLVREFPEAQILVTGVEDPDSRAHSPNESLHLGVFKRAVLSEAFLLGRLNGRTGH, from the coding sequence ATGACGGATACCGCGCAGACAGCCTCAGGAACCGCCCAGCAGGATGCGACGGGACCCCTCGATCCGGCTCTGCGGCACGCCGTCGAGAACGAACTGCCACGCACCATCGCCGACCTCTGCGCGCTCGTACGCATCCCTTCGGTCTCCTGGGCGGCGTTCGACCGTGAGCACGTGCGCTCCAGTGCAGAGGCCGTTGCCGCCCTCGTCCGGGACATCGGTGTGTTCGACTCTGTGACCGTGACCCAGGCCGGTATCCCTGGAACCGACGAGCTGGGCCAGCCCGCCGTCCTCGCCACCCGGGCGGCCAGGAACGGCCGTCCCACCGTGCTGCTGTACGCGCACCATGACGTGCAGCCCCCCGGGCGTGACGAGCACTGGGATTCGCCGCCCTTCGAGCCCACTGTTCGTGGGGACCGCCTCTATGGCCGAGGAGCCGCAGACGACAAGGCCGGGGTCATGGCCCACATCGCCGCGTTGCGCGGCCTCCTCGCCGCCACAGACGGCGACATCGACCTGGGCCTGGCCCTCTTCATCGAGGGAGAGGAAGAATTCGGCAGCCGCTCGTTCGCGACATTCCTCACCGAGAACCGCGACGCCTTACGCGCCGATGCGATCGTCGTGGCCGACTCCAACAACTGGGACGTCTCTACGCCGGCCATCACGATCGGGCTGCGGGGCAATGTCACCTTCCGCCTCACCGTGAGCACCCTGGCACATGCGTCGCACTCCGGGATGTTCGGCGGCGCGGTGCCCGATGCGATGATGGCGACCATCAAGCTGCTCGGCACGCTCTACGCCGCGGACGGGTCGGTGGCCGTCGACGGGCTCACGAGCCACGATGCACCGACCCCGCCCTACGAGGAGGCGGCGCTCCGTCAGGAGACCGGGCTGCTGGACGGAGTGTCCCCGATCGGGCACGGGTCGATCCTCAGCCGGATCTGGTCCCAGCCTGCCCTCACGGTCACGGGTATCGACGCGCCGACCGTGGCGAACGCGTCCAACACGCTCTCCCCGTCAGTCAGCGTCCAGATCAGCGTGCGCATCGCACCGGGCCAGTCCGCCCAGGAGGCTGCGGGGTTCATTGAGACCCACCTGCGCTCTCACGCGCCGTTCGGCGCCCACATCGAGATCGACGATCTCGACACGGGGGAGCCGTTCCTGGTGGACACCGGAGGCTGGGCCGTCGCCGAGACCCGACTGGCGATGACGTCCGCGTGGGGCGTCGAACCCGTCGACATCGGAGTGGGCGGGTCGATTCCGTTCATCGCCGACCTGGTGCGCGAATTTCCGGAGGCGCAGATCCTGGTGACCGGCGTCGAAGACCCGGACTCCCGAGCTCACAGCCCCAACGAATCTCTGCACCTCGGTGTCTTCAAGCGGGCCGTCCTGAGCGAGGCCTTCCTGCTCGGGCGCCTGAACGGACGCACCGGCCACTGA
- the coxB gene encoding cytochrome c oxidase subunit II, with product MLKNRRLRWAVIPVAATLAIVLAGCTQAQLHGYLPGFEEGESPVTNNTERVAGLWTTSWIVLLIVGLITWGLTIWAVVVYRRRKGQTGLPVQLRYNMPIEIFYTIVPLILVLGFFAFTARDQNAIEARFDKPDVQIEVIGKQWAWDFNYVTDDVFTQGIQGQPDLEGEKGALVESEIPTLVLPVGKKIEIALEARDVIHSFWVIDFLYKKDMIPGKTNYMSVIPERIGTYAGKCAELCGEYHSLMLFNVEVVSEADYETYVESLRAAGNDGQVSNEYDRNSNLPGTDAPTAEEGN from the coding sequence GTGCTCAAAAACCGCCGTCTCCGATGGGCCGTCATTCCGGTCGCAGCAACGCTCGCCATTGTCCTGGCCGGATGCACCCAGGCTCAACTTCACGGGTACCTCCCCGGCTTCGAGGAGGGCGAGTCCCCGGTAACGAACAACACCGAGCGAGTGGCCGGTCTGTGGACCACCTCGTGGATCGTCTTGCTCATCGTCGGCCTCATCACCTGGGGCCTGACCATCTGGGCCGTTGTCGTCTACCGCCGCCGCAAGGGCCAGACCGGCCTCCCGGTGCAGTTGCGCTACAACATGCCGATCGAGATCTTCTACACGATCGTGCCGCTGATCCTGGTGCTGGGCTTCTTCGCCTTCACCGCGCGTGACCAGAACGCCATCGAGGCACGCTTCGACAAGCCGGACGTGCAGATCGAGGTCATCGGAAAGCAGTGGGCCTGGGACTTCAACTACGTCACTGACGACGTCTTCACCCAGGGCATCCAGGGCCAGCCGGACCTCGAGGGGGAGAAGGGCGCGCTCGTCGAGTCCGAGATCCCCACCCTCGTGCTGCCTGTCGGCAAGAAGATCGAGATCGCCCTCGAAGCCCGTGACGTCATCCACTCCTTCTGGGTCATCGACTTCCTCTACAAGAAGGACATGATCCCCGGCAAGACCAACTACATGTCCGTCATCCCCGAGCGGATCGGCACCTACGCCGGCAAGTGCGCCGAACTGTGCGGCGAGTACCACTCGCTGATGCTCTTCAACGTCGAGGTCGTCTCTGAGGCCGACTACGAAACGTACGTGGAGTCGCTCCGGGCAGCCGGCAACGACGGTCAGGTCTCCAACGAGTACGACCGCAACTCGAATCTCCCGGGCACCGACGCCCCGACGGCTGAGGAAGGCAACTAG
- a CDS encoding cytochrome c oxidase subunit 4 produces MKANINLYWILAIFFALLTGVYVLWSLIDPLHGRIEWVGTFGIALSGVLVAFVAFYLSKVHQAQGGDLPEDTLDANIDDGDPEMGFFSPWSWWPIMLAASAALLFLGLAAGFWISFIAVGIGVISLVGWVYEYYRGLFAR; encoded by the coding sequence ATGAAAGCCAATATCAACCTGTACTGGATCCTGGCGATCTTCTTCGCGCTCCTCACAGGCGTGTACGTGCTCTGGAGCCTCATCGATCCACTGCACGGCAGAATCGAGTGGGTCGGAACCTTCGGTATCGCCCTGAGCGGCGTGCTGGTGGCGTTCGTCGCCTTCTATCTGTCCAAGGTGCATCAGGCACAGGGCGGCGACCTCCCCGAGGACACCCTGGACGCGAACATCGACGACGGTGACCCCGAGATGGGCTTCTTCAGCCCGTGGAGCTGGTGGCCGATCATGCTCGCGGCCAGCGCAGCCCTGCTGTTCCTCGGCCTCGCCGCCGGCTTCTGGATCTCGTTCATCGCCGTGGGTATCGGCGTGATCAGCCTCGTTGGTTGGGTCTACGAGTACTACCGCGGACTGTTCGCCAGGTAG
- the ctaD gene encoding cytochrome c oxidase subunit I, with product MSTATAPAATPAAAPTARPTGVDRKGNIVVRWITSTDHKVIGYMYLITSFVYFCLGGVMALVMRAQLFEPGLQIVQTKEQYNQLFTMHGTIMLLMFATPLFFGFANALMPLQIGAPDVAFPRLNAFSFWLFFFGSLIAVGGFLTPQGAASFGWFAYQPLASTTFSPGIGGNLWMVGLGLSGFGTILGGVNFITTIITMRAPGMTMFRMPIFTWNTLVTSLLILMAFPVLAAAMLAAASDRIFLSHIYDPANGGAILWQHLFWFFGHPEVYIIALPFFGIVSEVFPVFSRKPIFGYKTLIYATISIAALSVTVWAHHMYVTGSVLLPFFSLMTMLIAVPTGVKIFNWIGTMWRGSITFETPMLWAIGFLITFTFGGLTGVILASPPLDFHVSDTYFVVAHFHYVVFGTVVFAMFSGFYFWWPKWTGKMLNERLGKWHFWLLFIGFHTTFLVQHWLGVVGMPRRYASYLPDDGFTWMNQVSTVGSMILAVSMIPFFLNVYVTARTSPKVTVNDPWGYGASLEWATSCPPPRHNFTSIPRIRSERPAFDLNHPEVGMAVGIGPAKDAPDAPTYDAASDEVK from the coding sequence ATGAGCACAGCAACCGCTCCCGCCGCGACTCCAGCCGCAGCCCCGACCGCCCGGCCGACCGGCGTTGACCGCAAGGGCAACATCGTCGTGCGGTGGATCACCTCCACCGACCACAAGGTCATCGGGTACATGTACCTGATCACCTCGTTCGTCTACTTCTGCCTCGGCGGCGTCATGGCTCTCGTCATGCGCGCTCAACTGTTCGAGCCCGGCCTGCAGATCGTGCAGACCAAGGAGCAGTACAACCAGCTGTTCACCATGCACGGCACCATCATGCTGCTGATGTTCGCGACGCCACTGTTCTTCGGCTTCGCCAACGCGCTGATGCCGTTGCAGATCGGTGCCCCCGACGTCGCCTTCCCGCGGCTGAACGCGTTCTCTTTCTGGCTCTTCTTCTTCGGCAGCCTCATCGCCGTCGGAGGCTTCCTCACCCCGCAGGGAGCGGCATCCTTCGGCTGGTTCGCCTACCAACCGCTGGCGTCGACGACGTTCTCGCCCGGCATCGGCGGCAACCTCTGGATGGTCGGCCTGGGTCTGTCCGGTTTCGGCACGATCCTCGGTGGCGTGAACTTCATCACCACGATCATCACCATGCGCGCACCGGGCATGACCATGTTCCGGATGCCCATCTTCACCTGGAACACCCTGGTCACCTCGCTGCTGATCCTGATGGCCTTCCCCGTTCTCGCCGCGGCCATGCTCGCAGCCGCCAGCGACCGCATCTTCCTCTCGCACATCTACGATCCGGCCAACGGCGGTGCCATCCTGTGGCAGCACCTGTTCTGGTTCTTCGGCCACCCCGAGGTGTACATCATCGCGCTGCCGTTCTTCGGCATCGTCTCAGAGGTGTTCCCGGTCTTCAGCCGCAAGCCGATCTTCGGCTACAAGACCCTGATCTACGCGACCATCTCCATCGCGGCGCTGTCCGTGACGGTCTGGGCCCACCACATGTACGTCACCGGGTCGGTCCTGCTGCCGTTCTTCTCCCTCATGACCATGCTCATCGCGGTCCCGACCGGTGTGAAGATCTTCAACTGGATCGGCACCATGTGGCGCGGCTCGATCACGTTCGAAACGCCCATGCTCTGGGCGATCGGCTTCCTGATCACGTTCACCTTCGGTGGACTGACCGGCGTCATCCTGGCCTCCCCGCCGCTCGACTTCCACGTGTCCGACACCTACTTCGTGGTCGCGCACTTCCACTACGTGGTGTTCGGCACCGTCGTCTTCGCCATGTTCAGCGGGTTCTACTTCTGGTGGCCCAAGTGGACCGGCAAGATGCTCAACGAACGCCTGGGCAAGTGGCACTTCTGGCTTCTCTTCATCGGGTTCCACACCACCTTCCTGGTGCAGCACTGGCTGGGAGTGGTGGGCATGCCCCGCCGGTACGCCTCCTACCTGCCCGATGATGGTTTCACCTGGATGAACCAGGTGTCCACTGTGGGCTCGATGATCCTGGCCGTGTCGATGATCCCGTTCTTCTTGAACGTGTATGTCACGGCGCGCACCTCTCCGAAGGTCACCGTCAACGACCCGTGGGGTTACGGAGCCTCGCTCGAGTGGGCGACCTCGTGCCCGCCCCCGCGCCACAACTTCACGTCGATCCCCAGGATCCGCTCCGAGCGTCCTGCCTTCGACCTGAACCACCCAGAGGTCGGCATGGCCGTCGGTATCGGTCCGGCGAAGGACGCCCCGGACGCCCCGACGTACGACGCAGCATCGGATGAGGTCAAGTAG
- a CDS encoding alkaline phosphatase family protein, whose translation MPPMLPVRPFSAVRLADVLTSSLASLEAQPNPLGLKPAAKAVVVLADGLGVSSLRARAGHARFLSGHLTKADAVDGVFPATTAAGIASLTTGTAPGTHGLVGYKVLDAANDRVVNQLTGWDEQMEPLTWQNQPTLFETAAAAGIPSFAVGPKRFAGSGFTTAVLRGATYLPAETMGARFAAAREVFDTEPRALIYLYVPELDINAHAHGWESGRWLAQLEGLDAEAARFAGSLRQDEGMILTADHGVVDVPAAKQVLFDTVPDLVAGVRHIGGDPRCLQLYTEPGVNADALAEAWRAVEGERAWIFTRAEAVSAGLFGAVRSEALDRIGDVIVAARKLVAYYDSREPNQSARSMVGQHGSLTDEELRVPVIRLGAYRR comes from the coding sequence ATGCCCCCTATGTTACCGGTCCGGCCCTTCAGCGCCGTTCGCCTTGCCGACGTTCTGACAAGTTCGCTGGCGTCGCTTGAGGCCCAGCCCAACCCGCTCGGACTGAAGCCCGCGGCCAAGGCCGTTGTCGTGCTCGCCGACGGACTGGGCGTCAGCAGCCTGCGCGCCCGCGCTGGGCACGCCAGGTTCCTGTCCGGCCACCTGACCAAGGCGGATGCGGTCGACGGCGTCTTCCCGGCCACAACGGCCGCCGGGATCGCTTCTCTGACCACCGGTACCGCGCCGGGCACACACGGACTCGTCGGGTACAAGGTCCTGGACGCGGCGAACGACAGGGTCGTCAACCAGCTCACCGGCTGGGACGAGCAGATGGAGCCGCTCACCTGGCAGAACCAGCCGACGCTCTTCGAGACGGCCGCGGCCGCCGGCATCCCCAGCTTCGCCGTCGGACCCAAGCGGTTCGCCGGCTCGGGCTTCACTACCGCCGTGTTGCGCGGAGCGACCTACCTCCCGGCCGAGACCATGGGCGCGCGGTTCGCCGCGGCCCGGGAGGTCTTCGACACCGAGCCGCGGGCGCTGATCTACCTGTATGTTCCCGAGCTCGACATCAACGCGCACGCCCACGGCTGGGAATCCGGCCGGTGGCTGGCGCAGTTGGAGGGGCTCGACGCCGAGGCGGCCAGGTTCGCCGGCTCTTTGCGCCAGGACGAGGGCATGATCCTCACCGCCGACCACGGGGTCGTCGACGTGCCCGCAGCCAAGCAGGTGCTCTTCGACACCGTGCCGGACCTCGTCGCCGGCGTGCGCCACATCGGCGGTGACCCGCGTTGCCTGCAGCTGTACACGGAGCCCGGCGTGAACGCTGACGCCCTGGCCGAGGCTTGGCGGGCGGTCGAGGGGGAGCGGGCCTGGATCTTCACCAGGGCCGAGGCCGTGTCCGCCGGACTGTTCGGCGCCGTGCGCTCAGAGGCCCTCGACCGGATCGGCGACGTCATCGTCGCCGCACGCAAGCTCGTCGCCTACTACGACTCCCGTGAACCCAACCAGTCGGCGCGCAGCATGGTCGGCCAGCACGGTTCACTGACCGACGAGGAGTTGCGGGTTCCCGTCATCCGCCTCGGTGCCTACCGAAGGTAG
- the erpA gene encoding iron-sulfur cluster insertion protein ErpA, with protein sequence MTDTIETSTTAHGVGLTDVAAQKVRSLLTQEGREDLRLRVAVQPGGCSGLIYQLYFDERTLDGDAVMDYDGVEVVVDKMSVPYLEGASIDFEDTIQKQGFTIDNPNAGGSCACGDSFH encoded by the coding sequence ATGACCGACACTATCGAAACCAGCACCACCGCCCACGGCGTCGGCCTCACCGATGTCGCCGCGCAAAAGGTGCGCAGCCTCCTCACGCAGGAGGGCCGCGAGGACCTGCGCCTGCGTGTCGCCGTGCAGCCCGGCGGCTGCTCAGGCCTCATCTACCAGCTCTACTTCGACGAGCGCACCCTCGACGGCGACGCCGTGATGGACTACGACGGGGTCGAGGTCGTCGTTGACAAGATGAGCGTCCCCTACCTCGAGGGCGCCTCCATCGACTTTGAGGACACCATCCAGAAGCAGGGCTTCACCATCGACAACCCGAACGCCGGCGGCAGCTGCGCCTGCGGGGATTCGTTCCACTGA
- a CDS encoding DUF3043 domain-containing protein, with product MAKQPVNPGAEPSIETVDETKARLAGTPTGKGQPTPSRRVQEAANKRPLVPDDRKLAAKQARAKSAESREKARIGMAAGEDKYLPMRERGPQKRFARDYIDARFNVGEFMIPVMFLVILLTFFPDPSVQTYGILALWAFFLVAIVDCIVLGFILTKKIEAKFGADRAEKVRWYAAMRALQLRVMRLPKPQVKRGDYPA from the coding sequence GTGGCTAAGCAACCTGTGAATCCCGGCGCCGAACCGTCGATCGAAACCGTCGACGAGACCAAGGCCAGACTGGCCGGAACGCCGACCGGCAAAGGCCAGCCGACGCCGAGCCGCCGCGTGCAGGAAGCAGCGAACAAGCGTCCGCTGGTTCCGGACGATCGGAAGCTCGCCGCCAAGCAGGCGCGCGCGAAGTCGGCGGAGTCCCGCGAGAAGGCCCGCATCGGAATGGCGGCCGGCGAGGACAAGTACCTCCCGATGCGCGAACGCGGACCGCAGAAGCGGTTTGCCCGTGACTACATCGACGCACGTTTCAACGTCGGTGAATTCATGATCCCCGTCATGTTCCTGGTGATTCTTCTCACCTTCTTTCCCGACCCGTCAGTGCAGACCTACGGCATCCTCGCCCTCTGGGCGTTCTTCCTCGTCGCCATCGTCGACTGCATCGTTCTCGGGTTCATCCTGACCAAGAAGATCGAGGCCAAGTTCGGCGCCGACCGTGCCGAGAAGGTGCGTTGGTACGCGGCCATGCGCGCCCTGCAGTTGCGAGTGATGCGCCTGCCCAAGCCGCAGGTCAAGCGCGGGGACTACCCGGCCTGA